One region of Desulfobacterales bacterium genomic DNA includes:
- a CDS encoding 4Fe-4S binding protein has product MSSKKTVRKKSKIQEICCRQPSQWAMALLLPLVVVGGYYCPKLGFTVLALITFFLVLASQRGRFYCGWFCPMGAFHERILSRVSLHRDILPVFKSSWFRWLLFVLMMGLMLFQLYMAWGDAKAIGAVFRMMWILSTGLAIGLGIYFKPRVWCAICPMGAMQGISSKNTYLLTVGEDCRQCGLCKKVCPIQTYPGAFKGQEHLPSIDCLRCYNCVMNCPKKVLSFQDKDSQGV; this is encoded by the coding sequence ATGTCGTCTAAAAAAACCGTACGAAAGAAGTCAAAAATCCAGGAAATCTGCTGCCGCCAGCCCAGCCAGTGGGCCATGGCCCTTTTACTGCCCCTGGTGGTTGTCGGCGGCTACTACTGCCCGAAGCTTGGCTTTACCGTCCTGGCCCTGATCACCTTCTTCCTCGTCCTGGCCAGCCAGCGGGGCAGGTTCTACTGCGGCTGGTTTTGTCCGATGGGCGCTTTTCACGAGAGAATCCTGTCCCGGGTAAGCTTGCACCGGGACATTCTGCCGGTATTTAAGTCCAGTTGGTTCCGCTGGCTGCTTTTTGTATTGATGATGGGTCTGATGCTTTTCCAGCTGTACATGGCATGGGGGGATGCCAAGGCGATCGGGGCGGTCTTCCGGATGATGTGGATTCTCTCCACCGGACTGGCGATCGGGCTGGGGATTTATTTCAAGCCGCGGGTCTGGTGCGCGATCTGCCCCATGGGGGCTATGCAGGGGATCAGCAGCAAAAACACCTATCTGCTGACGGTCGGCGAGGATTGCAGACAGTGCGGGCTCTGTAAAAAGGTCTGTCCGATCCAGACATATCCCGGCGCCTTCAAGGGGCAGGAACATCTGCCGAGCATTGACTGCCTGCGCTGCTATAACTGTGTGATGAATTGCCCGAAAAAGGTATTATCCTTCCAGGACAAGGACTCCCAGGGAGTATAA